In Acidobacteriota bacterium, the genomic window CTACCAGAGCCACCTCGCGCAGTTCTCCACCCCCGCGAACCAACGGCGCGCGAGCCACATCCTCATCCGCTCCTCCGAGGGCGAGCCGCCCTCCAAGCGCGCGGAGGCCCGGAAGCAGGCCGAGGAGGTGCTCTCCAAGGTCCGCGCGGGAGGCGATTTCGCGGTCCTGGCCCGCCAGTTCTCGGAGGACACGTCCAACGCGGGACAGGGCGGGGACCTCGGTTGGTTCCCCCGGGAGAGGATGGTGCCCGCCTTCTCCGCGGCGGTCTTCGACCAGGCCAAGACCGTGGGTGAGGTGCTGGGTCCGGTGGAGACGGCTTTCGGCTACCACGTGATCCGGCTCACGGGGATCGGCGGCGGCGCCAAGCCCTTCGACGAGGTGAAGGAGCAGGTCCGCCAGGCCATGATCCTCGGCGACCCCGCCTACCAGAATCAGACCAAGACGCTCCTGGAAGAGGCCCGCAAGGCCCTCGCGGAGGCGAAGGACGAGGCCGGCGTGAAGGCGGCGGCCGCCAAGTTCTCCCTGGAGGTCGTCAAGATCGAGAAGCCCTTCGCCAAGAAAGACACGATGGGCGCGCTGGGCCGGGACCCCAAGCTGGCTGAAGCGGTCTTCAAGGCCGAGGCGGGCAAGTGGTCGGAGGAGATCAAGGTCCGCGACACCTTCGTCCGCTTCAAGGTCCTCAAGGTGGAGCCCCCTCACCCCGCGGCCTTCGAGGAGGTTCGCCAGGACCTGGAGCGCCAGTGGAAAGACGAAAGGGCCTTCGAGCACGCCAGGACAAGAGCCACCCAGTTGCGCGCCGCCGCCGTGAGCGCCTCGGCCCTCGAATCCGAGGCGAAGGCCGCCGGACTCTCGGCGCAGGCTTCGGGGCTCATCAACGCGAAGGGCAGTCTTCCCGGAGTCGGGTTCGACGCGCAGTTGAATGAGGCTCTCTTCAAGGCCAACGTGGGCGACGTCGTGGGCCCCGTGAAAACCAAGTTCGCCTACGTGGTGGGGGTGGTGACCGAGAAGCAGGCGGCCGACCTGGCCGCCTTCGAGAAGCAGCGCCCGGAGTTCGACAGGACTCAGCGTCGCGAGGCCGCCACTCGTTTTCTTGACGACTACTTGGAATCTCGGAGGAAGGAGCTGGAGGCGGAGAAGGCCATCGAGTACAACACGTCCCTCATCCAGAAGCTCGAGCCGTCCGACCGCTCCTGAGCCGGCAAGGACCATGAGACCTCCCCGGATCCAGCGGAGGCTCCTGTTTGGCGCGGCCTGCCTCCTCATTGCTTCGGCGGCCTCGGCGGTGGGGCTGGGGCTGGACCTTGAGGTCCGCTGGCCCCCGGTGGTTCTCGGCGGAACCCTCTACCTCTTCGGGGAGGAGGGGAGGATGCAGATCCTCTCGCCCGGAGAAGCCGCGCCTCAGTGCTCCATGGCCCGTTTGGATCCGACAGTGGCTCCCGTGTCCTGCGCCGGGGCCGTGTGGGTCCTGGACGGAAAGGGGCTCCTCTGGCGGATCGCCGATGGACTCCCCAAGATCGAAGGAGACGGCTTGGAGGGCGCCGTTGCTCTGCTCCCGGGTCGTCCACGCCCTGCCGTGCTTTGCAGGGATCGGCTGATTCTCCCTTCGGGCGACGTCCGCACCCTGTCGTTTCCGGCCGCCTCCGCGAACGCCCTCGCCGACGGAGGTTGGTGGGTGAGGGGCGGGGAGGAGGCCGCGCGTTTCGGCCCCGAAGGGGACCTCCGCTGGACGTGGGCGCCCAAGAAGGGGTCCCCCGAGAGCGCCGTCCTCGCGGGAGACCGGATCTACACGGGGACCTCCTCTGGCGCGCTCGTGGCTCTTGCAGACCGGGACGGTCGGCTCATCCTGAAGTACCGCGCGGGAGGCGGTCTGACCGGTCCTCCAGCGGCCTCGGACGGACTCGTCTTCTTTGCCACGACGAACCACTTCGTGAGGGCCCTGCGGCCCTCGGGCCAGGTTGCCTGGCACTACCGGACCGAGGGGCGCCCCGCCTTCGGCCCCTGGAGAATCCCTCAGGGGCTCCTTCTGGCCGAAGCCGCCGGGAACCGCCTCGTCCTGCTCTCCCCCGCGGACGGAAAGGCCGTCTGGACCTGGAGGTGCCCCGAGGGGAGCCTGCTCATGGAGCCGGTTTTGGACGGCTCCCGGGTCTGGGTCCTGGCGTGGGGCTCCTCGCGGACGCCCTGGCTCCACGCCGTAGACCTTCCTTCCCCTCCGCCGTCCGGGGTTCCGAAATGACCCCCGCCCCCCTCTTCGTCACGCCGGACGGATGGGCCCCGGGGCGGGAGCTGGAGGGCTTCCTCCGAGAGGTCCGCCCGTATGGGGTTCTTCTCTTCGCCCGCCACCTCAAAGGCCCTTCCCAAGTGCGCGAGCTGTGCGCCTGTGTGCGGGAGGCTCTTCCCGAAGCGCCTCCCAGGATCGCGTTGGACCAGGAGGGCGGAAGGGTGAGCCGCCTTTCCGCGTTGGGCGCGCGCTACCCGGGCGCCTCCGAAATGAAAGGCGATGCCGCCCGGGTGGAGGCCCTCGCCTTCGAAATGGGGGAGCACCTGAAGGACCTTGGGTTCACGGATGACTTCGCGCCCGTCGCCGATCTCGGCCCCGCCCTGCCTGGAACGGGTCTGGAGGGGAGGGTCTACGGGGAAGAACCAGGCGTCGTCACGGAGTGCTGCCGGGCCTTTCTCCGGGGGCTGGAGCGCGCCGGAGTGCGGGGTTGTCTCAAGCACTACCCGGGATTGGGCGGGTCCCGAGTGGACAGCCACGTAGAGCTTCCCGTCCTGGAGGGAAGCGCCGAGGCCCGCAGGGACCATTTCGAACCCTACCGACGCCTGGCCGCGACGGCGCCCGCGGTCATGGTGGCCCACGCCGCGGCGGAGACCTACGCCGATCCCTCCCCCACGTCCCTGAACCGCGAAGTGTACGAAGAGCTGCGCGCCATGGGAGCGCGGGGCATCCTCCTCACCGACGATCTGTCCATGGGGGCTCTGGACGGGGTGGGTCCCCTGCCCGATCGGTTGCATGCGTGCCTGGAGGCGGGGGCGGACGCGGCCATCGTGGTGTATCCTCAGGAGGATGTCCTCGGGGCTCTGGCCCGGGCGCGGCGCAGCCCGGCCTTTGAGGAGGCCGCGTCCAGGCTGGCCGAGGTTTCGAAGAGGCTGAAGCCATGACCGGAAGGCGTCCTCCCTGCATCCTCATCGTGGACGATTCCCAGGGGCTCCGCGTCGAGATCCGGGAGATCCTCAAGGCGGAGGACCCCGAGACCGTCTTCCTGGAGGCGGGCGACGGAATCGAGGGCTTCCGCACCCTCTTGGACAACCCCGTGGACCTGGTCCTCTGCGACCTGGTCATGCCCGCCATGGATGGGTTCAAATTCCTTCAGATGCGGGCCTCGCGTCCGGAGCTGGAAAAGGTCCCCGTGCTCATCCTCTCGGCGGTGGACGAGGTGGACCAGAAGGTGAAGCTCCTGTCGGCGGGCGCCCAGGATTACATCGTGAAGCCCTTTCACCCGGGAGAGCTGGTGGCCCGGGCCGCCGCGCACTTGAGGAGGAAGATTCTCGAGGACGAGTTGAGGCAGAAGAACGCCCTCCTGCTGGAGCTCTCCACCACAGACGGGCTGACCAAGATCTACAACCGCCGCCACTTTCTGGAGCTCGCTCAGGCCGAGATGGAGCGAAGCCGGAGACTGGATCTCCAGCTGTCCCTCTTCATCTTCGACGTGGACCACTTCAAGGAGATCAACGATACGGGCGGACACGAACTGGGAGACCGAATCCTGGTTTCCGTGTGCGAGGCGGCGCAGGTCCACCTGCGAAAGTACGACGTCTTCGCCCGGTACGGGGGGGACGAGTTCACCGTCCTGTTTCCCCAGACGGCCCCCCAGAAGGCGCTGACGGTGACCCGGAGGCTGGAAGAGGCCGTGGCTTCCCTGTCCCCCGAGGATACGGGCGGTCGGGTGGTCCGCATCAGCGGCGGACTCTCCGCCCTGACGCCCGAGTGCCTCACCCTGGACGATCTGATCCGCTCGGCCGACGCCGCGCTCTACCGCGCCAAGCAGAAGGGCCGGGGCCGCGTGGTCCTGGCCTGGGACAAGGACTGAGCACCCGGATCCGCCGGGAGTTCGACGGTGTCCCGGACGCCCGTCCCCCGCGGTTCTTCCTCGCCGCTCACCCATCGCCTTCCTCCAAATCCACCGGGCGGTCCTGGGGAGGGCGCCCCTTTCTCCACCCGATGTGGAAGCAGTCGCGGCCCTTGATGGAGAGGAGGGCCAGCAGGGCGGCCAAATCCAGAGCGAGAACGAGGGCGGTGATCACGTTGAAGACCTTCAAGCCCAGGAGGGTCGCGGGGGGAAGCCGGTCGGAAAAGGAGTACCACATGCGAAAGGGGACCTGCGAGATCCCCACGGCGCTCTTGGATACGACCACGGCGGCGGAGTACGCGACGCCGCACCACCAACCCGCGGGGTGCCTCATGCGGACGACAATCCCCAGCGTGAAGAGCAGGACGGCCGGAACGGCGAACAGCAGGAGGAAGTAGGCGACGAGCCGCACGGGACTGGATGCGCCGAAGTGGCCCGTGCGGAGGGCCGCCAGGAGCAGGAGGGCGCCTCCGGCGCACCACTCCAGGCCCTTGAATTGAAAGTAAGCCCCCAGGGCCCGCGACCGGGTCGTGGGCTCGACGGGCTCGAGGGCGTCGGAGGGGTTCATGGGTCCTCCTTGAAAATCCCCGGCTTCAGGCCAGTCTCGCCTTGAGCGCCGCGAGGATGAAGGGATCGATGGCCCCGTCCAGCACGGCGTCGGCGTTGCCCACCTCGGTTTCCGTGCGATGGTCCTTGACGAGCCGGTAGGGCTGGAGGACGTAGGACCGGATCTGGCTTCCCCAGGCGATGTCCTTCTTCGAGTCCTCCAGGGCCTTGCGCTCCTTGTTGCGCTTCTCGATTTCGAGCTGGTAAAGCCTGGACTTCAGGATTTTCCAGGCGGTCTCGCGGTTCTGGAGCTGGCTCCGCTCGTTCTGGCAGGTGACCACGATGCCCGTCGGGAAGTGGGTGATGCGCACGGCCGTCGAGACCTTATTGACGTTCTGGCCCCCGTGGCCTCCCGCTCGGTAGATGTCCACGCGCACGTCCTTGTCGGCCACTTCGATCTCGATTTCCTCGTTCACCTCGGGCGAGACGTAGACCGAGGTGAACGAAGTGTGGCGGCGCGCGGCGGCGTCGAAGGGCGAGATGCGCACGAGCCGGTGGACGCCGCTTTCCACCTTGAGGTACCCGTAGGCGTAGTCGCCCTTCACGAGAAAGGTGACGGATTTGATTCCGGCCGTGTCCCCGTCCTGGTAATCCCAGAGGTCGACCCCGTAGCCCCGACGCTCGGCCCATCGGACGTACATGCGGTAGAGCATGAGCGCCCAATCCTGGCTCTCGGTTCCGCCGGCCCCGGGGTGGATCGTGACGATGGCGTTGTTGATGTCGAGTTCGCCGGAGAGGAGAGCCTTGACCTCCAGCTCCTCCACGAAGGGCCGGAGCGCCTCCAGGGTGGACCCGAATTCGGCGCCCGCGTCCTCGCCCGCTGCTTCGAACTCCAGGAGGGTGTCGAGGTCTCCCAGGAGCCGCTCCAGCCGGGCCAGGTCGTTCATCCGTCCCTCAAGGGCTCGCTGCTCCTTGAGCAGTCCGGCGGCCCTCTGGGGGTCGTTCCAGAAGTCGGGTGCGGCGGTCAGGGCGTGGATCGAGTCGAGGCGGGACCGGGTGCCGGCTTCGTCAAAGACAGCCCCGAAGATCGATGGACTTCTCCCTCAGGGTCCGGTATTCCTGCTTGTGCTCTTCCAGAATCATCGCCCACCTCTGCGGCTCGGGACATCCCATCCCGCGCCGGCGAAAGCCTAGTATTCATCCTTCATGTAGTTGGGCGCCTCTTTGGTGATCACCACGTCGTGGGCGTGGCTCTCCCTCAGGCCCGCCGTCGTGACCCGCATGAAGCGGGCCTTCCGTCGGAGGTCCTCCACCGTGGAGCTGCCCGTGAGCCCCATGCCGGAGCGGAGGCCGCCCATGAGCTGGGTCACCACGAACTCGAGCGTGCCCTTGAAGGGCACCATCCCTTCGATGCCCTCGGGCACCAGTTTGGAGAGAGGCGCCTCGCCTTCCTGGAAGTACCGGTCCGCGGAGCCCGCCTTCATGGCCGAGAGGGAGCCCATGCCCCGGTAGGCTTTGAAGGTGCGGCCCTGGTAGAGGATGGTCTCCCCCGGCGCCTCCTCCGTGCCCGCGAAGAGGCTGCCGATCATGACGGAGTGGGCGCCCGCCGCGAGGGCCTTCACCACCTCGCCAGAAAACCGCACGCCGCCGTCGGCGATGATGGGGACGCCGCTCTTGGCCGCCTCCCGGGCGCACTGGCTGATGGCCGTGATCTGCGGCACCCCCGCGCCCGTGACGATGCGGGTCGTGCAGATGGAGCCCGGACCGATCCCCACCTTCACGGCGTCCGCTCCCCGGTCGATGAGCGCGCGGGTCCCCTCCGGCGTGGCCACGTTCCCCACGATGAGCTGGGCTTCGGGGAGGGCCTCCTTGAGAAGGGCGGCGGCGTCGAGGACGGCCTGGGAATGGCCGTGGGAAGAATCGAGCACGAGGGCGTCCACG contains:
- the prfB gene encoding peptide chain release factor 2 (programmed frameshift); this encodes MILEEHKQEYRTLREKSIDLRGVFDEAGTRSRLDSIHALTAAPDFWNDPQRAAGLLKEQRALEGRMNDLARLERLLGDLDTLLEFEAAGEDAGAEFGSTLEALRPFVEELEVKALLSGELDINNAIVTIHPGAGGTESQDWALMLYRMYVRWAERRGYGVDLWDYQDGDTAGIKSVTFLVKGDYAYGYLKVESGVHRLVRISPFDAAARRHTSFTSVYVSPEVNEEIEIEVADKDVRVDIYRAGGHGGQNVNKVSTAVRITHFPTGIVVTCQNERSQLQNRETAWKILKSRLYQLEIEKRNKERKALEDSKKDIAWGSQIRSYVLQPYRLVKDHRTETEVGNADAVLDGAIDPFILAALKARLA
- a CDS encoding PQQ-binding-like beta-propeller repeat protein, with product MRPPRIQRRLLFGAACLLIASAASAVGLGLDLEVRWPPVVLGGTLYLFGEEGRMQILSPGEAAPQCSMARLDPTVAPVSCAGAVWVLDGKGLLWRIADGLPKIEGDGLEGAVALLPGRPRPAVLCRDRLILPSGDVRTLSFPAASANALADGGWWVRGGEEAARFGPEGDLRWTWAPKKGSPESAVLAGDRIYTGTSSGALVALADRDGRLILKYRAGGGLTGPPAASDGLVFFATTNHFVRALRPSGQVAWHYRTEGRPAFGPWRIPQGLLLAEAAGNRLVLLSPADGKAVWTWRCPEGSLLMEPVLDGSRVWVLAWGSSRTPWLHAVDLPSPPPSGVPK
- the guaB gene encoding IMP dehydrogenase, yielding MLEETPSLALTFDDVTLVPSHSTVHPQQVDTGTFLTRKIRLNIPLVSAAMDTVTEASLAIAIARQGGIGIIHKNMSLERQVEDVDRVKRSEAGMITNPITIGPERKVSEALDLMRKFRISGVPVTAPDGRLLGILTNRDLRFEDRTDLPVSDLMTKENLKTVSVGTTLEEARRLLQQYKIEKLLVVDDQYHLKGLITVKDIQKKIKFPNACKDEMGRLRVGAALGVGPDIVERAQALLGVHVDALVLDSSHGHSQAVLDAAALLKEALPEAQLIVGNVATPEGTRALIDRGADAVKVGIGPGSICTTRIVTGAGVPQITAISQCAREAAKSGVPIIADGGVRFSGEVVKALAAGAHSVMIGSLFAGTEEAPGETILYQGRTFKAYRGMGSLSAMKAGSADRYFQEGEAPLSKLVPEGIEGMVPFKGTLEFVVTQLMGGLRSGMGLTGSSTVEDLRRKARFMRVTTAGLRESHAHDVVITKEAPNYMKDEY
- a CDS encoding diguanylate cyclase — encoded protein: MTGRRPPCILIVDDSQGLRVEIREILKAEDPETVFLEAGDGIEGFRTLLDNPVDLVLCDLVMPAMDGFKFLQMRASRPELEKVPVLILSAVDEVDQKVKLLSAGAQDYIVKPFHPGELVARAAAHLRRKILEDELRQKNALLLELSTTDGLTKIYNRRHFLELAQAEMERSRRLDLQLSLFIFDVDHFKEINDTGGHELGDRILVSVCEAAQVHLRKYDVFARYGGDEFTVLFPQTAPQKALTVTRRLEEAVASLSPEDTGGRVVRISGGLSALTPECLTLDDLIRSADAALYRAKQKGRGRVVLAWDKD
- a CDS encoding glycoside hydrolase family 3 N-terminal domain-containing protein; this translates as MTPAPLFVTPDGWAPGRELEGFLREVRPYGVLLFARHLKGPSQVRELCACVREALPEAPPRIALDQEGGRVSRLSALGARYPGASEMKGDAARVEALAFEMGEHLKDLGFTDDFAPVADLGPALPGTGLEGRVYGEEPGVVTECCRAFLRGLERAGVRGCLKHYPGLGGSRVDSHVELPVLEGSAEARRDHFEPYRRLAATAPAVMVAHAAAETYADPSPTSLNREVYEELRAMGARGILLTDDLSMGALDGVGPLPDRLHACLEAGADAAIVVYPQEDVLGALARARRSPAFEEAASRLAEVSKRLKP
- a CDS encoding peptidyl-prolyl cis-trans isomerase: MNVLKTMRTMGSLKILLWILVFAFIAAMFTMWGGGLEAERGASMFGPEFAVKVGEDSLPPGVFQLQYRFYTEQMKRMLGDNFSDSFLKGAPQRVADGMADQIILAQLARKYGLHVGDKEVAEAIQRMYQFQDPATEYPETLARMGISASEFEAVMRNELVVEKLRNFLTDASYVPPEELKRRFVEENEKVNAMLALVPSAKFLQQVPPPTEAELKAYFETRKKDLEAPEKRSMEFVQVSEASIRRAIRIDEGRLKEYYQSHLAQFSTPANQRRASHILIRSSEGEPPSKRAEARKQAEEVLSKVRAGGDFAVLARQFSEDTSNAGQGGDLGWFPRERMVPAFSAAVFDQAKTVGEVLGPVETAFGYHVIRLTGIGGGAKPFDEVKEQVRQAMILGDPAYQNQTKTLLEEARKALAEAKDEAGVKAAAAKFSLEVVKIEKPFAKKDTMGALGRDPKLAEAVFKAEAGKWSEEIKVRDTFVRFKVLKVEPPHPAAFEEVRQDLERQWKDERAFEHARTRATQLRAAAVSASALESEAKAAGLSAQASGLINAKGSLPGVGFDAQLNEALFKANVGDVVGPVKTKFAYVVGVVTEKQAADLAAFEKQRPEFDRTQRREAATRFLDDYLESRRKELEAEKAIEYNTSLIQKLEPSDRS